A genomic region of Nymphalis io chromosome 3, ilAglIoxx1.1, whole genome shotgun sequence contains the following coding sequences:
- the LOC126780965 gene encoding uncharacterized protein LOC126780965 isoform X1 — MSTENCLVKAIYSFKGKNNDELCFKKGDIITVTQKEEGGWWEGTLGETTGWFPSNYVTEYKDSSGSITTSPIRAASEIQAFRNVVLKDIIDSEKAHVAEMQGLVSNFLQPLEESDMLTKDEFKQLTGNINEVLQVHEQFLDLLEECAMKTGPDQRVGGLFLQWAPKIKSVHQIYCAGHPKAVCILDKYKEELNTWMENAGAVCPGVLVLTAGLSKPFRRLGKYPAMLQELARHVHEAHPDRGDTHRASIVFKDIASGCAALRRQKELELQVVTGEVRGWPGGELTSLGDVLHMGSVAVGPSHQDRYLVLFPSALLLLSVSKRVSAFVYEGCLPLTGITVCKLDDTETRKNAFEISGPMIDKIVAVCQTRAEADNWVSLLQKHSNNSSPTHETTQPQSLPHLTRSPSEGALSSINSSRRSLYHVTLPPSSYPSASPYYSLTKYFARLVKKKVITRQMLRKLLHEKTWAKALELTGLPVRRRHKNLIKLKIENDGTIATDTECSNSDRDSEDSDREIESYSNLSSTDAEISSSSKITRQNALDSIGPRTISSSGSSWGSNFGYVRYFDTSTDMQFDVTQPKIKGDCTKNIFMSEPSSTSTEDMNVNLLDYNLQRSSRGNNLNIRNHVKHSDSAENSSFEVRNYMGCEDLVNMDQNTQMSNLVNDDTDFIPTRRSFPDYSVRNDMVPKLWKSTEERCSYEDEYNNNIVMSDLLQVLDPPSPKYGRDYHIDSIIIEPPPMFRNEDEDLKIINVNLNANIPFRKHSLNSDKRIRRSMSRSMVETENKKNNNAHLERMSSQSETSKSRRKCECCNRSLCPSPRSSDSGVAGSCNLASPDLNMHGNDSDSHDKTSDDLKDSLNNLSENTFENRRLTLSEIEAATFEEQCRCTSPFGSTARTSCVTSVTSETSFDVKDLSNTNVKSTFVASPPLSSAQIKRTSIRRNIERYVPEIKIKPEVPPRVYRKPSTHIEVPKNVRQPVPCQWSTLNITERTKPSLHYHMRIYREKPDDNVNRLSRKDTSRKCDVYRKENEHKNEKSSLTTQKTRSRSEDMSKSQKGLTEAKTGFMVYRSDLYAHWWMKAKLPITVVTDSGKDNFFVKKTVCVITGLKILLP; from the exons ATGTCTACTGAAAATTGCTTAGTGAAAGCAATATACTCATTCAAGGGTAAAAACAATGATGAGCTATGCTTCAAAAAAGGTGACATTATCACTGTCACTCAAAAAGAAGAAGGAGGTTGGTGGGAAGGAACATTAGGAGAAACGACAGGATGGTTTCCTAGTAATTATGTTACTGAATAtaaag ACTCATCTGGCTCCATAACAACTTCTCCAATAAGAGCAGCTTCAGAGATTCAAGCTTTCAGAAATGTTGTGCTCAAAGATATAATTGATTCTGAGAAAGCCCATGTTGCTGAGATGCAGGGCTTAGTTAGCAACTTTTTACAGCCCTTGGAAGAAAGTGACAT gcTCACTAAAGATGAGTTTAAGCAGTTAACAGGAAATATTAATGAAGTGTTACAAGTACATGAACAGTTTCTTGATTTATTGGAAGAATGTGCAATGAAAACAGGGCCAGACCAGAGAGTTGGTGGCCTGTTTTTGCAGTGGGCACCTAAAATTAAATCAGTGCACCAAATATATTGTGCTGGTCACCCCAAAGCTGTCTGTATACTTGATAAGTACAA AGAAGAACTTAATACATGGATGGAAAATGCAGGGGCTGTTTGTCCAGGAGTATTGGTACTGACTGCTGGTCTATCAAAACCATTCCGACGTCTTGGAAAATATCCTGCAATGTTGCAGGAATTGGCTAGGCATGTACATGAAGCTCACCCCGATAGAGGGGATACACATAGAgcttcaattgtttttaaagatattgct AGTGGTTGTGCGGCTTTAAGACGCCAAAAAGAGCTTGAACTTCAAGTGGTGACAGGAGAAGTTCGAGGCTGGCCAGGAGGTGAACTAACCTCACTTGGTGATGTACTTCACATGGGCAGTGTGGCAGTAGGTCCCTCCCACCAAGACCGGTACCTTGTGCTCTTCCCATCTGCTCTGCTTCTTTTGTCAGTCAGCAAACGTGTGTCCGCATTTGTTTATGAG GGATGTCTTCCACTTACTGGTATAACAGTTTGCAAATTAGATGATACAGAAACAAGAAAAAATGCATTTGAAATTAGTGGGCCGATGATTGATAAAATAGTTGCAGTGTGCCAAACCAGGGCTGAGGCGGACAACTGGGTCAGTTTACTTCAGAAACACTCCAATAATAGCAGCCCTACTCACGAGACTACTCAGCCACAGTCCTTACCtcat TTGACCCGTTCTCCTTCTGAAGGGGCGCTGTCTAGCATCAACTCTAGTCGACGTAGTCTATATCATGTTACGCTCCCGCCGTCTAGTTACCCTTCTGCCTCACCATATTATTCTCtcacaaaatattttgcaaGACTCGTTAAGAAAAAGGTTATAACGCGGCAAATGTTGCGGAAACTTTTACATGAAAAAACTTGGGCTAAGGCACTCGAATTAACAGGTCTACCAGTTAGGCGAAGacataaaaatctaattaaacttaaaattgaaaatgatgGTACAATTGCAACCGACACTGAATGTTCTAACAGTGACCGAGATTCAGAAGATAGTGATAGAGAAATTGAATCCTATTCAAATTTGAGTTCTACGGATGCTGAAATCAGTAGCTCCTCTAAAATCACGAGGCAAAATGCTTTAGATAGTATTGGTCCTAGAACAATATCATCGTCTGGTAGTAGTTGGGGCAGTAACTTTGGGTATGTTCGGTACTTCGATACGTCTACGGATATGCAGTTCGATGTAACACAGCCTAAAATTAAAGGtgattgtacaaaaaatatattcatgtcGGAGCCTTCGAGCACAAGCACAGAAGACATGAATGTTAATTTACTAGATTACAATTTGCAGAGGTCATCCCGAGgcaataacttaaatattcGTAACCATGTAAAACATTCCGATAGTGCAGAGAATTCTAGTTTTGAAGTAAGGAATTACATGGGCTGTGAAGACTTAGTCAATATGGATCAAAATACACAAATGAGTAACTTGGTCAACGACGATACTGATTTTATTCCAACCAGGCGAAGTTTCCCTGATTACAGTGTGCGAAATGATATGGTTCCTAAATTATGGAAGTCCACTGAAGAAAGATGTTCTTATGaagatgaatataataataatattgttatgtcaGATTTGCTTCAAGTTCTCGATCCTCCCTCGCCTAAATACGGTCGTGATTATCATATTGATTCAATAATCATAGAACCGCCACCTATGTTTCGCAATGAGGACGaagatttgaaaataattaatgtcaatTTGAATGCTAATATACCTTTTCGTAAACATTCGCTCAATTCCGATAAAAGAATCAGGCGATCTATGTCGAGATCTATGGTGGAGACCGAGAATAAGAAGAACAACAATGCACACCTAGAAAGAATGAGTTCTCAATCTGAAACTTCAAAATCACGCCGGAAATGTGAATGCTGTAATCGATCCCTATGCCCAAGTCCCCGGTCTTCAGATTCTGGAGTCGCTGGGAGTTGCAATTTAGCATCACCTGATTTAAATATGCATGGAAATGATTCCGACAGTCACGATAAGACATCAGACGATTTGAAGGACTCTCTCAATAATTTATCTGAGAATACATTTGAAAATCGAAGACTGACATTGTCGGAAATCGAAGCGGCTACTTTTGAAGAACAGTGCCGATGTACATCGCCCTTTGGCTCAACTGCAAGAACTTCATGCGTTACGAGCGTTACTTCGGAAACCAGCTTCGACGTAAAGGATTTATCAAATACGAATGTTAAATCCACATTTGTTGCCAGCCCTCCTTTGTCTTCAGCACAAATAAAAAGAACATCTATACGTAGGAACATTGAACGGTATGTtcctgaaataaaaattaaacccgAAGTTCCACCCCGAGTCTATAGAAAACCCAGTACTCACATAGAAGTTCCCAAAAATGTTCGACAGCCAGTACCATGTCAGTGGAGCACTTTAAACATAACCGAGCGCACGAAGCCCAGTTTGCATTATCACATGCGCATATACAGAGAAAAACCAGACGATAATGTCAATAGACTATCAAGAAAAGATACTTCACGTAAATGTGATGTTTATAGAAAAGAAAACGAACACAAAAATGAAAAGTCTTCATTAACGACCCAGAAAACTCGCTCACGTAGCGAAGATATGTCGAAATCGCAGAAGGGTTTGACGGAAGCTAAAACTGGCTTTATGGTGTATCGTTCCGATTTATATGCCCATTGGTGGATGAAAGCCAAATTACCCATTACCGTGGTCACCGACTCAGGCAaggataatttttttgtaaagaaaactGTTTGTGTTATCACTGGTTTGAAGATACTGTTGCCTTGA
- the LOC126780965 gene encoding rho guanine nucleotide exchange factor 7 isoform X5 — protein MSTENCLVKAIYSFKGKNNDELCFKKGDIITVTQKEEGGWWEGTLGETTGWFPSNYVTEYKDSSGSITTSPIRAASEIQAFRNVVLKDIIDSEKAHVAEMQGLVSNFLQPLEESDMLTKDEFKQLTGNINEVLQVHEQFLDLLEECAMKTGPDQRVGGLFLQWAPKIKSVHQIYCAGHPKAVCILDKYKEELNTWMENAGAVCPGVLVLTAGLSKPFRRLGKYPAMLQELARHVHEAHPDRGDTHRASIVFKDIASGCAALRRQKELELQVVTGEVRGWPGGELTSLGDVLHMGSVAVGPSHQDRYLVLFPSALLLLSVSKRVSAFVYEGCLPLTGITVCKLDDTETRKNAFEISGPMIDKIVAVCQTRAEADNWVSLLQKHSNNSSPTHETTQPQSLPHLTRSPSEGALSSINSSRRSLYHVTLPPSSYPSASPYYSLTKYFARLVKKKVITRQMLRKLLHEKTWAKALELTGLPVRRRHKNLIKLKIENDGTIATDTECSNSDRDSEDSDREIESYSNLSSTDAEISSSSKITRQNALDSIGPRTISSSGSSWGSNFGYVRYFDTSTDMQFDVTQPKIKEVIPRQ, from the exons ATGTCTACTGAAAATTGCTTAGTGAAAGCAATATACTCATTCAAGGGTAAAAACAATGATGAGCTATGCTTCAAAAAAGGTGACATTATCACTGTCACTCAAAAAGAAGAAGGAGGTTGGTGGGAAGGAACATTAGGAGAAACGACAGGATGGTTTCCTAGTAATTATGTTACTGAATAtaaag ACTCATCTGGCTCCATAACAACTTCTCCAATAAGAGCAGCTTCAGAGATTCAAGCTTTCAGAAATGTTGTGCTCAAAGATATAATTGATTCTGAGAAAGCCCATGTTGCTGAGATGCAGGGCTTAGTTAGCAACTTTTTACAGCCCTTGGAAGAAAGTGACAT gcTCACTAAAGATGAGTTTAAGCAGTTAACAGGAAATATTAATGAAGTGTTACAAGTACATGAACAGTTTCTTGATTTATTGGAAGAATGTGCAATGAAAACAGGGCCAGACCAGAGAGTTGGTGGCCTGTTTTTGCAGTGGGCACCTAAAATTAAATCAGTGCACCAAATATATTGTGCTGGTCACCCCAAAGCTGTCTGTATACTTGATAAGTACAA AGAAGAACTTAATACATGGATGGAAAATGCAGGGGCTGTTTGTCCAGGAGTATTGGTACTGACTGCTGGTCTATCAAAACCATTCCGACGTCTTGGAAAATATCCTGCAATGTTGCAGGAATTGGCTAGGCATGTACATGAAGCTCACCCCGATAGAGGGGATACACATAGAgcttcaattgtttttaaagatattgct AGTGGTTGTGCGGCTTTAAGACGCCAAAAAGAGCTTGAACTTCAAGTGGTGACAGGAGAAGTTCGAGGCTGGCCAGGAGGTGAACTAACCTCACTTGGTGATGTACTTCACATGGGCAGTGTGGCAGTAGGTCCCTCCCACCAAGACCGGTACCTTGTGCTCTTCCCATCTGCTCTGCTTCTTTTGTCAGTCAGCAAACGTGTGTCCGCATTTGTTTATGAG GGATGTCTTCCACTTACTGGTATAACAGTTTGCAAATTAGATGATACAGAAACAAGAAAAAATGCATTTGAAATTAGTGGGCCGATGATTGATAAAATAGTTGCAGTGTGCCAAACCAGGGCTGAGGCGGACAACTGGGTCAGTTTACTTCAGAAACACTCCAATAATAGCAGCCCTACTCACGAGACTACTCAGCCACAGTCCTTACCtcat TTGACCCGTTCTCCTTCTGAAGGGGCGCTGTCTAGCATCAACTCTAGTCGACGTAGTCTATATCATGTTACGCTCCCGCCGTCTAGTTACCCTTCTGCCTCACCATATTATTCTCtcacaaaatattttgcaaGACTCGTTAAGAAAAAGGTTATAACGCGGCAAATGTTGCGGAAACTTTTACATGAAAAAACTTGGGCTAAGGCACTCGAATTAACAGGTCTACCAGTTAGGCGAAGacataaaaatctaattaaacttaaaattgaaaatgatgGTACAATTGCAACCGACACTGAATGTTCTAACAGTGACCGAGATTCAGAAGATAGTGATAGAGAAATTGAATCCTATTCAAATTTGAGTTCTACGGATGCTGAAATCAGTAGCTCCTCTAAAATCACGAGGCAAAATGCTTTAGATAGTATTGGTCCTAGAACAATATCATCGTCTGGTAGTAGTTGGGGCAGTAACTTTGGGTATGTTCGGTACTTCGATACGTCTACGGATATGCAGTTCGATGTAACACAGCCTAAAATTAAAG AGGTCATCCCGAGgcaataa